A stretch of the Armatimonadota bacterium genome encodes the following:
- the hisH gene encoding imidazole glycerol phosphate synthase subunit HisH — MIAIIDYKAGNLTSVRLALEHIGVKCEITSDSAHILRAERVIFPGVGAAGEAMKNLNELGLLESLKTVVSQGVPFLGICLGTQIIFEFSEEDGGTNCIGFIPGTVKRFVPPNPLCKIPHMGWNAVEFLRRHPLLEGIEDGSEFYFVHSYYPSPSDTSYVIGVTEYADVRFASIIGKGNIFATQFHPERSGRIGLRLLENFSRWDGKC; from the coding sequence ATGATAGCGATTATTGATTATAAGGCAGGCAACCTAACAAGTGTTCGCCTTGCTTTAGAGCATATTGGCGTGAAGTGCGAGATAACGAGCGATTCGGCGCATATCCTAAGAGCTGAGAGGGTTATTTTTCCGGGCGTCGGCGCCGCAGGCGAGGCAATGAAGAACCTAAATGAACTTGGACTGCTTGAATCTCTGAAGACCGTCGTATCCCAAGGGGTGCCGTTCCTTGGGATTTGTTTGGGAACCCAGATTATCTTTGAATTTTCCGAGGAAGATGGGGGGACGAATTGCATCGGTTTCATTCCTGGAACTGTCAAGCGGTTTGTGCCCCCGAATCCTCTTTGTAAAATTCCGCATATGGGTTGGAATGCGGTAGAATTTCTTCGACGACATCCCCTTTTGGAGGGAATTGAGGATGGAAGTGAGTTCTACTTCGTCCACAGCTACTATCCATCGCCTTCGGACACCTCGTATGTAATAGGGGTAACTGAGTATGCCGATGTGCGATTCGCATCAATTATAGGGAAAGGTAATATATTTGCCACGCAATTCCACCCAGAGCGGTCGGGACGAATTGGCTTGCGCCTTCTCGAGAACTTTAGCCGGTGGGATGGAAAATGCTGA
- the uppP gene encoding undecaprenyl-diphosphatase UppP gives MQIIEAIILGAVQGLTEFIPISSSAHLIIIPWIANWKTHDLVFDVALHLGTLFALLSYFWREWYVMVRTSIERSRFKREQSGNSSPNSEALLLWPVIFACVPAALSGMYFEDAIEYGIRNKPTLIGAVTIITGIVLLLADRLGKQRRPMKEITMKDWIIIGLAQALAIIPGVSRSGITITAGLFCGLKREAAARFSFLIGAPIIFGAGVYKLKDLFTDGLPPNQILPFILGVIAATVVGYICIGFLLNYLKKRSMGIFVAYRVVFGSAVILLAIIR, from the coding sequence GTGCAAATTATAGAAGCAATAATCCTCGGCGCAGTACAAGGTCTAACTGAATTCATACCTATTAGTAGCTCTGCCCATCTCATCATCATTCCTTGGATAGCCAATTGGAAAACTCACGATCTTGTATTTGACGTAGCCCTTCATCTAGGTACGCTCTTTGCGCTTTTGAGTTACTTTTGGCGGGAATGGTATGTAATGGTTCGGACTTCCATCGAAAGATCGAGGTTCAAGAGGGAACAATCGGGAAACAGTTCACCCAATTCGGAAGCCCTACTGCTTTGGCCAGTCATTTTCGCTTGTGTGCCTGCGGCCCTCTCCGGCATGTATTTCGAAGACGCCATAGAGTACGGTATCAGAAACAAACCTACGCTCATAGGGGCTGTGACAATCATTACGGGAATTGTCTTGCTTTTAGCTGATAGGCTTGGCAAACAGCGCCGACCTATGAAGGAAATTACAATGAAAGACTGGATAATCATAGGGTTGGCTCAAGCGCTAGCCATAATCCCTGGCGTTTCACGCTCTGGAATAACAATCACAGCAGGACTATTTTGTGGACTTAAAAGGGAAGCTGCAGCGCGATTTTCGTTCTTAATAGGAGCACCAATTATATTTGGAGCAGGGGTATATAAGCTTAAAGATCTATTCACTGATGGCCTGCCACCAAATCAAATATTGCCATTTATTCTTGGAGTAATAGCTGCCACCGTTGTTGGGTATATCTGCATCGGGTTTCTGCTCAATTACCTTAAGAAGCGAAGTATGGGGATATTCGTCGCCTACCGCGTAGTATTTGGCAGCGCCGTAATTCTTCTAGCCATAATCAGATAG
- a CDS encoding RpiB/LacA/LacB family sugar-phosphate isomerase, producing the protein LYSAMVSRTHNDSNILTLGERVIGVGIAIEIVKTWLFTEFSGEERHAKRIAKIKEIERKFFKEAG; encoded by the coding sequence CCTATACAGCGCAATGGTGTCCCGAACCCATAATGACTCAAACATCCTGACGCTAGGGGAGCGAGTCATCGGCGTTGGAATAGCCATCGAAATTGTTAAGACATGGCTTTTCACTGAATTCTCCGGTGAAGAACGCCATGCAAAGCGTATTGCAAAAATAAAAGAGATTGAAAGAAAATTCTTCAAAGAGGCGGGCTGA
- the hisF gene encoding imidazole glycerol phosphate synthase subunit HisF, producing the protein MLTKRIIPCLDVRNKKVTKGIKFQNNIDLGDPVEMAVAYSQGGCDELVFYDITASAERRPIDIEMVREVARVVHIPFAVGGGIESLDDMYRVLLAGAEKVSVNSLAVKNPSIIAEGAKVFGRQCIVLGMDPVRTNDTTRFPSGYEITIRGFRERTGLDALEWAKRAEDLGAGEIVVNSVDADGTRLGYDIHLTRLISTNVSIPVVASGGAGKPQHLVDVFNEGCADAAIIASMIHTGEYTIAQIKAELASAGVPVRKKW; encoded by the coding sequence ATGCTGACCAAAAGAATTATCCCTTGTCTTGATGTGCGCAACAAGAAGGTCACTAAAGGGATAAAGTTCCAAAACAACATAGACCTTGGCGATCCTGTTGAGATGGCTGTTGCTTACAGCCAAGGCGGCTGCGATGAATTAGTTTTTTACGACATCACTGCTTCTGCAGAGCGCAGGCCAATAGACATAGAAATGGTTCGAGAAGTCGCCAGAGTCGTCCATATTCCTTTCGCAGTTGGCGGCGGTATTGAGAGTCTGGATGACATGTATCGTGTTCTGCTTGCAGGTGCGGAGAAGGTGTCTGTAAACTCCCTGGCGGTGAAAAACCCTTCTATAATCGCTGAAGGCGCAAAGGTTTTCGGTAGGCAGTGTATTGTTCTTGGCATGGATCCTGTGAGGACGAATGACACCACTCGTTTCCCTAGCGGCTATGAAATCACTATAAGGGGCTTCCGGGAGCGAACGGGACTCGATGCACTTGAGTGGGCTAAGAGGGCGGAAGATTTAGGGGCAGGTGAGATTGTTGTCAACTCAGTTGACGCCGATGGCACGCGTTTGGGCTATGATATCCATCTCACGCGCCTTATTTCAACGAATGTGAGTATACCCGTTGTAGCTTCAGGAGGAGCAGGCAAGCCTCAACACCTGGTTGATGTCTTTAATGAAGGTTGTGCCGATGCAGCGATTATTGCAAGCATGATTCATACAGGTGAATATACAATTGCCCAAATTAAAGCTGAGCTTGCATCAGCGGGGGTACCTGTGCGAAAAAAATGGTAG
- a CDS encoding MraY family glycosyltransferase — protein MNWHVLAFGLALGISYVLTPVVRRLAIALNVMDHPGERRVHTRPIPRWGGIAVYVAFTLTILLISQIGGKFYPEIKLDIRMIGIIVAGALLATAGMIDDMKELSAAVQALSIIGATVVLMGFGVSIQLITNPFGNPPIIWLKWASWPVTILWVFILTKSMDLMDGLDGLAAGIGAIASGFLAIMAYYKAQPAVALMSATLCGACIGFLRFNFNPAKIFMGTVGSQFIGFTLAAISIVGLFKVAAAFAIAIPVLVFGVPIFDAFFVVWRRFRERRPVHVADRTHLHHRLLEKGLTHKQVVLLIYILCCILGIVALTIILSCR, from the coding sequence ATGAACTGGCATGTCCTCGCCTTTGGGCTTGCATTAGGTATTTCATATGTACTTACTCCCGTTGTGCGCCGCCTGGCCATAGCTCTCAACGTTATGGACCATCCTGGCGAGAGGCGAGTCCACACCCGTCCAATCCCACGATGGGGAGGGATTGCAGTATACGTTGCCTTCACTCTTACAATACTCCTTATTTCACAAATAGGTGGTAAGTTCTACCCTGAAATTAAGCTTGATATACGAATGATTGGCATCATTGTTGCGGGGGCACTTCTTGCAACCGCCGGAATGATAGACGACATGAAAGAACTATCAGCCGCCGTCCAAGCGCTCTCGATAATTGGAGCCACGGTCGTTCTAATGGGATTTGGGGTAAGCATACAGCTGATTACCAATCCTTTCGGAAACCCGCCAATAATATGGCTAAAATGGGCTTCATGGCCAGTGACCATTCTTTGGGTGTTCATCCTAACCAAGTCGATGGACCTAATGGACGGATTGGACGGATTGGCTGCGGGTATAGGAGCTATTGCATCGGGTTTCCTTGCAATAATGGCATATTACAAAGCGCAACCTGCGGTAGCGCTGATGTCAGCAACACTTTGCGGAGCTTGCATTGGCTTTCTGAGATTCAACTTCAACCCAGCAAAGATCTTTATGGGAACGGTCGGAAGCCAGTTTATCGGGTTCACCCTTGCTGCTATATCAATAGTGGGCCTCTTCAAGGTGGCGGCTGCCTTTGCCATTGCAATTCCCGTGCTGGTGTTTGGCGTGCCAATCTTCGATGCATTTTTCGTAGTTTGGAGAAGGTTTCGCGAGCGCCGGCCCGTACATGTTGCCGACCGCACCCATTTACACCATAGACTGTTAGAGAAAGGCTTGACACATAAACAAGTTGTCCTTTTGATATACATCCTTTGCTGCATATTAGGCATAGTGGCGCTAACAATTATCCTCTCCTGCAGGTAA
- a CDS encoding cytidine/deoxycytidylate deaminase family protein, translating to MSEETRTRPDWDKYFLEIAQVVAKRSTCLRRQIGAVIVRDRRILATGYNGAPSGLAHCLDIGCLRDKMGIASGTRTELCRALHSEMNAIIQAAQHGVSTKGATLYCTHQPCSVCARMLVNAGIARIVYIGDYPDPFAMEILNEAGVELIRFTKELEPISPTR from the coding sequence ATGTCTGAAGAAACTCGAACGCGGCCGGATTGGGATAAGTATTTCCTGGAAATAGCACAAGTAGTGGCAAAGCGGTCCACGTGTCTCAGGCGTCAAATTGGTGCTGTAATCGTTCGCGACCGACGCATACTTGCGACAGGTTACAATGGTGCGCCCTCAGGCCTTGCCCACTGCTTGGATATAGGATGTCTGCGCGACAAAATGGGAATTGCTTCCGGCACTCGCACGGAGCTTTGTCGGGCACTCCATTCGGAAATGAACGCAATCATTCAGGCAGCACAGCATGGGGTCTCGACCAAGGGTGCGACATTATACTGCACACACCAGCCATGCAGCGTGTGTGCAAGAATGCTTGTTAATGCTGGAATTGCGCGAATCGTCTACATTGGCGACTATCCGGACCCCTTTGCGATGGAAATATTAAATGAAGCAGGCGTAGAGCTGATAAGATTCACAAAGGAGCTTGAGCCAATCTCCCCAACGAGGTGA
- a CDS encoding AI-2E family transporter: protein MNPKSRVEGIFELVWGVGIRIALRITLWAGLAYFLWKARSVLTAVIIAAVLAYAMLPIVDFLCSYRVRGMKRRTQRIIATTLVFILLLSGIVSFALAFISPLRGEMAGLVASLEGSSEQVSKIFESLKKWYMELPDDLRQLLSAQDLTKLGAEATTWVKGAITKTINWVSHLVDVIAIPVLAFYFVLGSRTLKREFVGLVPKRRAREALAILHEISAIMKSYIIGQLLLCIIAGFVVAAGLSLAGMPYILILSLFAGVTRAIPIIGPIISGLLIVLLGMAKSPWMGLYLLIFVAVLHFIESKFIMPMLIGDRMQLHPALILIVLLIGAQFFGITGMFLAAPVAAVLRVLIRFYIVKPPKVRVWGLSGERRVAQSSTDMGPGPDAY, encoded by the coding sequence GTGAATCCTAAGAGCCGAGTCGAAGGAATTTTCGAATTAGTTTGGGGCGTAGGAATTAGAATAGCCTTACGGATTACTCTGTGGGCTGGCTTAGCATATTTTTTGTGGAAGGCCCGCTCCGTTTTAACCGCTGTTATTATCGCAGCCGTATTGGCGTACGCCATGCTGCCAATTGTTGATTTTCTATGTTCCTACCGCGTGCGCGGCATGAAGCGCCGAACCCAACGGATAATAGCAACAACCCTCGTATTCATTTTGCTCCTTAGCGGTATTGTATCGTTTGCACTCGCGTTCATATCGCCTCTCCGAGGAGAAATGGCTGGACTAGTTGCAAGCCTTGAAGGTTCTAGCGAGCAAGTGTCAAAGATTTTTGAAAGCCTCAAGAAATGGTACATGGAGCTCCCTGACGATCTTCGGCAATTGCTAAGCGCCCAAGACCTTACCAAGCTTGGGGCGGAAGCGACAACTTGGGTGAAGGGAGCAATAACTAAGACCATAAACTGGGTTTCCCACCTTGTAGATGTAATAGCAATTCCAGTACTTGCTTTCTACTTTGTACTTGGCAGTAGAACACTAAAACGAGAGTTTGTAGGACTAGTTCCAAAGAGACGGGCGCGTGAAGCACTAGCGATTCTCCACGAGATAAGTGCAATAATGAAAAGCTACATAATTGGCCAGCTCCTACTATGCATTATTGCCGGCTTCGTTGTAGCTGCTGGGCTCAGTTTGGCAGGAATGCCCTACATACTCATTTTGAGCTTGTTCGCAGGCGTGACTAGGGCTATTCCAATTATAGGACCCATAATCAGCGGTTTGCTTATCGTACTGCTTGGAATGGCTAAATCGCCTTGGATGGGATTATACCTTCTAATTTTTGTTGCGGTTCTCCATTTTATAGAGAGCAAATTCATCATGCCCATGCTAATAGGCGACCGTATGCAGCTCCACCCAGCGCTGATACTAATCGTCCTACTAATCGGAGCCCAATTCTTTGGAATAACAGGAATGTTCCTTGCTGCACCAGTAGCAGCAGTTTTGAGAGTGCTAATAAGGTTTTATATAGTCAAGCCGCCAAAGGTACGAGTATGGGGCCTAAGCGGCGAAAGACGTGTGGCTCAATCATCTACTGATATGGGACCCGGCCCAGATGCCTATTAA
- the wecB gene encoding UDP-N-acetylglucosamine 2-epimerase (non-hydrolyzing) encodes MPIKVMTVFGTRPDAVKMCPVVLELQKFPDKVDLVVAVTGQHREMLHQVLDIFQVKPKYDLDIMKTKQSLAEITTRSLQGLENIILKEQPNIVLAQGDTTTTFTACLAAFYNKVAVGHVEAGLRTDNKYDPFPEEINRRLTTVLADLHFAPTPAAKKNLLAEGVPSNKIYVTGNTVIDALLSVAERPWVFDDPVLASAGTDGRRMILVTAHRRENWGEPMASICRAIKKVVEEFPDVFVVFAVHKNPIVRETVFPELGQTERVHLIEPPDYVPFVHLLKRSYLVLTDSGGIQEEAPSLGKPVLIMRNTTERPEGVEAGTGKLVGTTTERIVSETAKLLSNHEAYNSMARAVNPYGDGHASVRIREALFKYFGLD; translated from the coding sequence ATGCCGATAAAAGTAATGACAGTGTTCGGAACGCGACCGGACGCCGTAAAAATGTGTCCAGTAGTCTTGGAACTTCAGAAGTTTCCAGACAAGGTAGACTTGGTTGTGGCGGTCACCGGCCAGCACCGCGAAATGCTTCACCAAGTCCTTGACATCTTCCAAGTCAAGCCAAAATACGACTTGGATATCATGAAGACTAAGCAATCGTTAGCGGAAATAACTACCCGCTCCCTGCAGGGACTAGAAAACATTATCCTTAAAGAACAGCCGAATATTGTTCTTGCACAAGGAGACACGACAACAACATTCACCGCATGTTTGGCGGCATTTTACAATAAAGTAGCCGTTGGGCATGTGGAGGCAGGGCTACGGACAGACAATAAATACGACCCATTCCCAGAGGAGATAAACCGAAGGCTGACAACAGTCCTCGCCGATTTGCACTTCGCACCTACGCCGGCGGCAAAAAAGAACCTCCTTGCTGAAGGAGTACCATCGAATAAAATATACGTGACCGGCAATACGGTAATTGATGCGCTTCTCTCGGTAGCAGAACGGCCTTGGGTTTTTGACGACCCAGTTCTCGCAAGCGCTGGAACCGACGGACGGCGAATGATTCTCGTAACCGCCCATCGGCGCGAGAATTGGGGAGAGCCAATGGCATCGATTTGCCGAGCGATAAAAAAGGTAGTTGAGGAATTCCCGGACGTGTTTGTTGTATTCGCAGTACACAAGAATCCGATAGTTAGGGAGACAGTATTTCCCGAACTAGGGCAAACAGAACGCGTTCACCTAATTGAACCGCCGGATTATGTGCCCTTCGTACACTTGCTGAAGCGGTCATATCTGGTGCTGACAGACTCTGGGGGCATTCAAGAAGAAGCGCCATCTCTCGGGAAACCTGTCCTAATAATGCGAAATACTACCGAACGTCCCGAAGGCGTTGAGGCAGGAACCGGCAAACTTGTCGGCACAACCACCGAAAGAATTGTCTCGGAGACAGCCAAACTTCTTTCCAACCATGAAGCTTATAACTCTATGGCCCGTGCCGTGAACCCATATGGCGACGGGCATGCTTCCGTTAGAATCAGGGAGGCATTATTCAAATACTTTGGGTTAGACTGA
- the glyA gene encoding serine hydroxymethyltransferase → MLELKVTNPSFTAPLSEVDPEIAEAIELEKKRQNGKLELIAAENFVSRAVLEATGSIMTNKYAEGYPGKRYYGGCEYVDIAERLAIERAKQLFGADHANVQPHAGAQANMAVYFAVMEPGDTYLAMDLNHGGHLTHGSPVNFSGKLYNVIPYGVDRKTELIDYDELYRLAREHKPKLIVAGATVYPRIIDFCKMREIADSVNAYLMVDMAHIAGLVAAGEHPSPVPYAHFVTTTTHKTLRGPRSGMILCKAEYANMVDKAVFPGMQGGPLMHVIAAKAVALKEAMTPEFKAYQRQIRHNAAALAESLLQHGLRLVSGGTDNHLMLIDLTPLGLNGKQAQEALDNAGITANKNTIPFDTQKPYLGSGLRLGTPALTTRGMREAEMRIIGGLINDVLRNPDDEAVRTRVLGKVADLCAQFPLYG, encoded by the coding sequence ATGTTGGAACTTAAAGTAACCAATCCATCGTTTACGGCGCCATTATCGGAAGTTGACCCAGAAATCGCCGAAGCTATTGAGCTAGAGAAAAAACGCCAAAATGGAAAGCTAGAGCTAATTGCCGCTGAAAATTTCGTCAGTCGGGCGGTGCTCGAAGCTACTGGCAGCATAATGACAAACAAATATGCAGAAGGCTATCCCGGGAAGCGTTATTATGGCGGATGCGAATACGTTGACATTGCCGAGCGTTTAGCCATTGAACGTGCAAAGCAACTATTCGGCGCAGACCACGCCAATGTCCAGCCGCACGCCGGTGCTCAAGCAAATATGGCGGTCTACTTTGCGGTAATGGAACCAGGCGATACTTATCTAGCAATGGATTTGAACCACGGAGGGCATCTCACCCACGGTAGTCCGGTAAATTTCTCTGGGAAACTCTACAATGTCATCCCCTATGGGGTTGATAGGAAGACCGAGCTAATTGACTACGATGAACTCTACAGGCTGGCGCGGGAACATAAACCAAAGCTAATAGTGGCAGGAGCAACCGTATACCCGAGAATCATAGATTTTTGCAAAATGCGGGAGATAGCTGACTCCGTCAATGCGTATTTAATGGTAGACATGGCGCATATAGCTGGTTTGGTTGCCGCGGGAGAGCATCCATCACCCGTGCCATACGCGCATTTTGTTACCACGACGACTCATAAGACTCTTCGTGGCCCGCGGTCGGGCATGATTCTCTGCAAAGCAGAATACGCAAACATGGTGGACAAAGCCGTATTCCCCGGAATGCAGGGTGGGCCATTGATGCACGTTATTGCCGCAAAAGCTGTTGCTTTGAAAGAAGCAATGACTCCGGAGTTCAAAGCATATCAGCGCCAGATTCGGCATAATGCGGCCGCCCTTGCCGAAAGTCTCCTCCAGCACGGCCTGAGACTTGTTTCCGGCGGCACAGATAACCACCTAATGTTAATCGATTTAACACCGCTTGGTCTAAATGGCAAACAAGCGCAGGAGGCTCTCGACAATGCCGGAATAACAGCCAATAAAAATACGATTCCATTCGATACTCAAAAGCCATACTTAGGAAGCGGCCTACGCCTTGGAACACCGGCATTGACAACTAGGGGTATGCGCGAGGCAGAAATGCGTATAATAGGCGGCTTAATAAACGATGTACTAAGAAACCCAGATGATGAAGCAGTCCGAACCAGAGTACTAGGCAAAGTTGCTGATTTATGCGCCCAGTTCCCTTTGTACGGCTAG